In Desulfatirhabdium butyrativorans DSM 18734, the sequence CGACCGCCATGGCCGGGGATTTGTTCGTTGGGGATGATCTGGCCCAGGTCTGGATCGCAGCGGATGGATCGGTTCGCGCCGTCAACCCGGAAAACGGTATTTTTGGCATTCTGGAAGACGTCAATTGGGAAGGCGACCCCAAACTGATGGAATTGCTTCGCAAGCCCGGGGTTGAAGTTATCTGGTCCAATGTGCTGGTGGACGATGCCGGAGTGCCGCACTGGCGTGGAAACGGCGAACCCGTTCCGGAGAGCGGGATCAATTTCCAGGGACCCTGGAAAAAAGGCATGGTCGATGCCAAAGGAAAGCCTGTCCCCATCTCCCACCCCAACTCCCGGTGCACCCTTCGCTCATCGGGACTTGCCAACTATTCTCCCAAGGCGCAGGATCCGGCCGGTGTCGAGGTGCGGATTATCACCTACAGCGGCAGGGACAGCAACACCATGCCTCCTGTGTGGGTCGGGCTGACGCCGGATCATGGAGTCGTCATCGGCGCATGTATCGTGTCTGCGGCAACCGCCACCGAAGTCGGTGCAACAGGCGTCAAGCGTGCGCCGTGGGCCAATGCGCCATTCATTCCCGGAGCGCTCGGCGACTACATGGAGGCGCAATTCCAGTTTTTCAACAACCCGGCCATCAATCCCGAAAAGCAGCCGATCATGGCGGGACTGAATTATTTTCTCACCCATGAATCCAGGGGAGGGATCGGTAAAGGACTGCTTGGTGAAAAGCGGGATGTCAAGGTGTGGCTCAACTGGCTGGAAAGACTGGCCAGGAAAGAGGTTCAGGCCATTCGGACGCCCATTGGTCTCATTCCGCGTTACGAAGACCTGAAGGCGCTTTTTGCGGCCATCATTTCCAAACCCTATCCGGAAGACCTCTATCGGTGCCAGTTTTCGCTCTATCTCGATCACATTTTGGATCGGATCGATATGCAGATGAACGCCTATCGGAAGGAGATCAATCTGCCGCCAAGACTTTTCGAAATTCTCGAAGCCGAGAAAAGAGAACTTCTCGAATGGAAGGGCGCACATGGTGCAATCGTTGTTCCCTGGGAAATACAGGGGTGATAGGCTATGGGCTATGGGCTATGGGCTATGGGCTATGGGCTATGGGCTATGGGCTATGGGCTATGGGCTATGGGCTATGGGTTATGGGCTATGGGCTATGGGTTATGGGTTATAGGTTATAGGCTGTGGACGATTTGAACGAAAGCCGGAATCCAGAACGTCGGCCTGCGTTAGAGCTCGTAGGGGCGAGCGGCCGCTCGCCCCTACAGGCCACCCACTGCCGACCTCAGACTTCTGTAGGAATCGCTCATGAAACCTGGGTTTCGCCCCGGTTAATGAAAGTCGCAGGAGCAAGCTACAAAAAATGGGAGCCATCCGCTTTCTTCTGACTCCTGACTTCTGACTCCTGACTCCTGACTTCCGTAGGAATCGCCCATGCAGCCGGGGCTGCACCCCATTGGATGAAAGCCTCCAGCGCGAATTTCAAAGGAATATGGCGGTATGACAGCAGCCATACTGCCCACTGCCCACTGGCCACTGGCCACTTTCGTAGGAATCGCTAGTGAGCTCTATCCAAAAGCGTATGCCGAGCAAAGCGGCTGCACTCCGCATGGTCATCACCTTCATGATGGGGTTTTCCTGCGGGCTGCCCTTGCTGTTGACCCTGACCCTGCTGCAGGCATGGATGAAGGCGCTCGGCGTCGATTTGTCCCTGATCGGCCTCATGTCGCTCGTTGGCCTTCCCTACACCCTGAAGTTTCTGTGGGCCCCTTTTCTCGACCGGTACGTCCCCCCGTTTTTGGGCAGACGCAGGGGGTGGCTTCTGATGGCGCAGATTGGACTTGTCTTTGCCATCCTCATCCTGGGCTGGATCGACCCGGCCAGGCACGCCATGATGACTGCTGCTGCAGCCTTTGCCGTCAGCTTTCTCAGCGCTACCCAGGATATCGTTGTCGATGCTTACAGAAGAGAGCATCTACCGGCCGAGGAACTGGGACTCGGCTCGGCCATGTACGTCAACGGTTATCGGCTGGCCATGCTCTTTTCCTCCGGGGGAGGCCTGATCCTGGCCGATCATTTCTCCTTCCCCATTGTCTATACCATCATGGCCCTGTGCATGATCCCATGCGCGATCACAACGGTTCTTTCTCCCGAACCTGCAGCGGAGTGCGGTATTCCCCGAACCCTCCGGGAGGCGGTCATCGATCCCCTCCGGGACTTTTTTCAAAAGCCCCAGGCCATTCTGATCCTCTCGTTCATCCTGCTGTATAAAATCGGCGATACCATGGCCAATGCCATGACCATCCCATTTTATCTGGAGTTGGGCTTCAGCAAGACCGAAATCGGCGCAGTCGTCAAGCTCTTCGGGTTCTGGGCTACGATAGCAGGCAGCATGATCGGCGGATTGTGGATGCTCA encodes:
- a CDS encoding phosphoenolpyruvate carboxykinase (GTP), whose product is MFFKNQGVDIVTELGNIRTAEQADSLFRTRMDAAQYNRMQKLKHPQVLLKIANTIAMADPDRIFVNTGTEEDRQFIRELALQTGEEAKLAMPDHTIHFDLKEEQGRIIDRTFYIANPGEHVSTLANHKNRDEALVDIREKMQGIMRGKTLIVGCYVRGPAGSPVSNPALELTSSAYVAHSAELLYRNHFQGFDEEVARQGHFFTNIHSQGLNRAEDLPHARVYMDRSYWTTYSFNCTYAGNTLLLKKGNHRFCVDKAVYENRGKELSEHMFITGIQGPKGRETWIIGAAPSGCGKTTTAMAGDLFVGDDLAQVWIAADGSVRAVNPENGIFGILEDVNWEGDPKLMELLRKPGVEVIWSNVLVDDAGVPHWRGNGEPVPESGINFQGPWKKGMVDAKGKPVPISHPNSRCTLRSSGLANYSPKAQDPAGVEVRIITYSGRDSNTMPPVWVGLTPDHGVVIGACIVSAATATEVGATGVKRAPWANAPFIPGALGDYMEAQFQFFNNPAINPEKQPIMAGLNYFLTHESRGGIGKGLLGEKRDVKVWLNWLERLARKEVQAIRTPIGLIPRYEDLKALFAAIISKPYPEDLYRCQFSLYLDHILDRIDMQMNAYRKEINLPPRLFEILEAEKRELLEWKGAHGAIVVPWEIQG
- a CDS encoding AmpG family muropeptide MFS transporter translates to MSSIQKRMPSKAAALRMVITFMMGFSCGLPLLLTLTLLQAWMKALGVDLSLIGLMSLVGLPYTLKFLWAPFLDRYVPPFLGRRRGWLLMAQIGLVFAILILGWIDPARHAMMTAAAAFAVSFLSATQDIVVDAYRREHLPAEELGLGSAMYVNGYRLAMLFSSGGGLILADHFSFPIVYTIMALCMIPCAITTVLSPEPAAECGIPRTLREAVIDPLRDFFQKPQAILILSFILLYKIGDTMANAMTIPFYLELGFSKTEIGAVVKLFGFWATIAGSMIGGLWMLRIGTMKGLWVFGFFQAISTAGFSLLAYMGRITAMLAGVVALENLTGGMGTAAYSAYMAQMTNKRFTATQYALLSSLMGIPRVIASAPTGYLAQVTGWTAFFLWCTAAAVPGLVALYWIEKRPHESVV